Proteins encoded by one window of Candidatus Sumerlaea chitinivorans:
- a CDS encoding N-acetylmuramoyl-L-alanine amidase/putative S-layer protein: MTQLGRTSPTPPPSDYVQGIRRAGRWPNLGILRVSQPQPPRVTEEQIDTFLNWLSQLVQEVAEFDSPMDREGVADLKGTAVRWSRLRYKLYPLYIEQLCIVEHIERPKESLPAGLEVCDAQWRVAEQVFREGESHYHRQEAAWRNFLRSACSNEEFSGGFAFNMIEVPKEAFRTESLDVRPLVLHALAPDGTACDRGDVKAQAAIANAFWQTFWATGALRSERGQTFPVAFLPCDRSWKGEFAPPFRERWISLHRRVFGRTSILAYVCEALTSSKALFWDPQKNTFNISDKFQPECWGLEWADVKLTLYELSRTAFVDAYIGENAHLFSQWRELEAQDQQGRPWCESEAKEFMEKSHPQFVRNGAELEQTAERIRRVVPYVGCAFLSEVVNETERLRSRGKIQHFEDEILAATNSTFFLNFPEEYVTLHSAMNDPVAVLIENGRTHQIRTLRRATFVRTMDGESFITTNVGLKLLAEPLIFEGESVAASPFTKADRSYAENKVGPVNFGAVIVGNSIVETFEDCSTEVPMNGWVIGDSEAFGGEIEPSHAADVEVVSPISGTEVAVRHAFAVGPMLVSEGEIVPLGSSKEEFQPVELTTEPRFEENAELPRTGLSSALRTARKRGVPPTRFPYDWDRTRAPRTAIGVRADGTVVLVVVDGRADLRHSCGATLAELAQLMKNLGCREAMNMDGGGSSVMFINDPCAHKAKLRPELRDGVVNLPSDLGGVERLLPVPLVICRPKVEKSLAG; this comes from the coding sequence ATGACTCAGTTAGGGCGTACTTCACCAACGCCGCCACCGAGCGACTATGTACAGGGAATTCGCAGGGCCGGAAGATGGCCAAATCTTGGCATACTGCGCGTATCCCAGCCCCAACCGCCGCGGGTCACAGAGGAACAAATTGACACCTTTCTTAATTGGCTGAGCCAACTTGTTCAGGAGGTAGCAGAGTTCGATTCGCCAATGGACCGGGAGGGCGTAGCCGATCTTAAGGGCACGGCTGTTCGCTGGTCGCGTTTGCGCTACAAGCTTTATCCTCTCTACATTGAGCAACTTTGCATTGTGGAACATATTGAGCGTCCGAAGGAATCCCTTCCGGCAGGCCTTGAAGTTTGTGATGCTCAGTGGCGGGTTGCAGAGCAGGTCTTCAGAGAGGGTGAAAGCCATTATCATCGGCAGGAAGCCGCTTGGCGCAATTTTCTTCGCTCAGCCTGCAGCAACGAGGAGTTTTCCGGGGGCTTTGCTTTCAACATGATCGAAGTGCCCAAGGAAGCATTTCGTACGGAATCCTTGGATGTGCGACCACTTGTTCTTCATGCGCTTGCACCGGACGGTACGGCATGCGACCGAGGTGACGTCAAGGCACAAGCTGCAATTGCTAACGCATTTTGGCAGACGTTTTGGGCTACCGGCGCGTTGCGATCTGAGCGTGGACAGACTTTCCCTGTCGCATTTCTGCCGTGTGATCGCTCATGGAAGGGAGAATTCGCACCACCATTTCGTGAGAGATGGATTTCCCTGCATCGCCGCGTTTTCGGCCGTACAAGCATCCTTGCGTATGTGTGTGAAGCGCTCACAAGCAGCAAGGCACTGTTTTGGGATCCACAGAAGAACACGTTCAACATATCAGACAAGTTCCAACCCGAGTGCTGGGGCTTAGAGTGGGCAGACGTGAAACTTACCTTATACGAGCTTTCGCGCACCGCCTTCGTGGATGCCTACATCGGTGAAAATGCGCACCTATTTTCGCAATGGCGAGAACTCGAAGCACAAGACCAGCAGGGCAGGCCATGGTGTGAGTCCGAAGCAAAAGAGTTTATGGAGAAGTCACATCCACAGTTTGTGCGGAATGGGGCAGAGCTGGAACAAACCGCTGAAAGGATCCGCCGCGTGGTTCCGTACGTAGGCTGTGCTTTTCTTTCAGAAGTGGTGAACGAGACAGAGCGATTGCGTTCGCGGGGAAAGATCCAGCACTTTGAAGACGAGATTCTGGCAGCCACAAACTCCACGTTTTTCCTCAATTTCCCAGAAGAGTACGTTACGCTACACAGCGCAATGAATGATCCTGTTGCCGTGCTGATTGAAAATGGTCGCACGCACCAGATCCGAACTCTGCGCCGCGCTACGTTTGTGCGGACGATGGATGGTGAATCCTTCATCACGACCAACGTCGGACTTAAACTCCTGGCGGAGCCACTGATTTTTGAAGGCGAGTCTGTTGCCGCAAGCCCATTTACGAAGGCAGACCGCTCCTATGCGGAAAACAAGGTCGGTCCTGTGAACTTCGGGGCGGTGATTGTGGGCAACTCGATTGTGGAAACATTTGAGGACTGTTCAACCGAAGTGCCGATGAATGGCTGGGTGATTGGGGATTCGGAGGCCTTTGGAGGCGAAATTGAACCCTCCCATGCCGCCGACGTTGAGGTGGTCTCTCCTATTTCCGGGACAGAAGTGGCTGTGCGACATGCATTTGCCGTGGGGCCCATGCTTGTGAGCGAGGGAGAAATCGTCCCGTTAGGAAGCAGCAAAGAGGAGTTTCAGCCGGTCGAGCTCACTACGGAGCCGCGCTTTGAAGAAAATGCAGAATTGCCACGGACAGGGCTTTCGTCCGCGTTACGCACCGCCCGAAAACGTGGTGTTCCGCCGACTCGTTTTCCATATGACTGGGATCGCACGCGGGCTCCGCGTACGGCAATTGGAGTCCGCGCAGATGGGACGGTCGTGCTGGTGGTGGTGGATGGGCGAGCCGATCTCCGTCACTCATGTGGAGCAACGCTTGCCGAACTTGCTCAGCTTATGAAGAATCTCGGATGCCGAGAGGCTATGAATATGGACGGTGGCGGATCGTCGGTCATGTTCATCAATGATCCGTGCGCTCACAAAGCGAAGCTACGCCCGGAATTGCGCGATGGCGTGGTGAACTTACCGAGTGATTTGGGAGGCGTCGAGCGTCTGCTACCCGTTCCGCTCGTGATATGTCGTCCCAAGGTCGAAAAGAGCTTGGCCGGATAA
- a CDS encoding Phenylacetate-coenzyme A ligase, which translates to MLKEPTLSNEIWDPAETLSRPELEALQVARLRDTVARVQNVPFYRKRFRELGITPDAIRSLSDIRRLPFTTKADLREGYPLDFLAVPREQIARIHGSSGTTGKPTFVAYTLNDLQTWANLCARFLVAGGLRPHHLVQIAFGYGLFTGGFGLHAGVEKVGAGIVPAASGNTPRQVMLLRDLQPDVLICTPSYALNIAEVAEQEGVDPQTLALKYGHFGGEPWTEDMRREIESRLGIMAFDNYGLSEIIGPGVSGECIYREGMHIQEDHFLVECIDPETLEPVGDGERGELVFTTLTKEAMPLIRYRTRDLAVLNHLPCKCGRVGVRMSRVIGRTDDMLIIRGVNVFPSQIEEALLRVEGTAPQYVIEIDRPGALDEAIVRVEIRPQDFSDKMSQMQALRMRIEQEIFRITGIRMVVELVEPNTIERSVGKAKRVIDHRIERLRQTNPS; encoded by the coding sequence GTGCTTAAAGAACCGACCCTCTCCAACGAGATTTGGGATCCAGCGGAAACCCTCTCACGCCCCGAATTAGAAGCTCTTCAAGTAGCACGCTTGCGGGACACCGTAGCCCGCGTTCAAAATGTTCCATTTTACCGCAAGCGTTTTCGCGAGCTTGGGATCACGCCGGACGCGATCCGTTCGCTTTCCGACATTCGGCGCCTGCCGTTTACGACGAAGGCGGATTTGAGAGAAGGATATCCGCTCGATTTTCTTGCTGTGCCACGTGAACAGATTGCCCGCATTCATGGCTCTTCGGGCACCACCGGCAAGCCAACCTTTGTTGCCTACACTTTAAATGATTTGCAGACGTGGGCGAACTTATGCGCCCGCTTCCTTGTGGCAGGAGGGCTGCGTCCGCATCACTTGGTCCAGATTGCATTTGGCTATGGACTTTTCACTGGTGGCTTCGGCCTTCATGCGGGCGTCGAGAAAGTAGGCGCTGGTATCGTTCCCGCCGCGAGTGGGAACACGCCTCGCCAAGTCATGCTGTTGCGGGATCTACAACCAGACGTGCTTATTTGCACGCCTTCGTATGCCCTCAACATAGCAGAGGTCGCAGAACAAGAAGGAGTCGACCCCCAAACGCTCGCGTTGAAATATGGACATTTTGGAGGGGAGCCATGGACCGAAGACATGCGTCGCGAAATTGAGTCTCGGCTTGGTATCATGGCTTTCGACAACTATGGCCTCAGCGAGATCATTGGGCCGGGCGTTTCTGGCGAATGCATCTATCGGGAAGGCATGCACATCCAGGAAGATCACTTTCTTGTAGAGTGCATTGACCCGGAAACACTTGAGCCCGTGGGAGATGGAGAGCGCGGTGAGTTGGTGTTTACTACATTGACGAAAGAGGCCATGCCTCTGATTCGGTATCGGACCCGCGATCTTGCCGTCCTCAATCACTTACCCTGCAAATGCGGTCGTGTAGGAGTTCGAATGAGTAGGGTGATCGGCCGGACGGACGATATGCTGATTATTCGCGGCGTCAACGTCTTCCCATCCCAAATTGAAGAAGCGTTACTTCGCGTGGAGGGAACGGCGCCGCAGTACGTGATTGAGATCGACCGCCCCGGTGCTCTTGATGAGGCTATCGTTCGCGTTGAGATTCGCCCGCAAGACTTCTCAGATAAAATGAGTCAAATGCAAGCGTTGCGGATGCGGATCGAACAAGAGATCTTCCGCATCACGGGAATACGAATGGTCGTTGAACTTGTCGAGCCGAACACGATCGAACGTTCGGTTGGGAAGGCAAAACGGGTCATTGACCACCGCATCGAACGCCTTCGGCAAACAAATCCATCCTGA
- a CDS encoding Indolepyruvate oxidoreductase subunit IorA codes for MAQPDRLLLFGNEAVAHAARNAGVALGTGYPGTPSTEILETFSDLGGKAQWAPNEKVALEVALGASFCGARTLVTMKHVGVNVAADPLFTAAYTGVEGALVLVSADDPGMHSSQNEQDNRYYAVAAGIPMLEPADAQEAYDFTNSAIEISEKWKIPVMLRMTTRVCHSKSVVRPRWLFPPLDPPRYQRNIRERVMIPAYARPAHRRLRAKLAEIEAYSNACACHREYEGSTELGIVTSGVTFLHVREAAPDASILKLGCTHPVPIERIRKFAAKVKRCVVIEEGEPYLATFLRAAGIAVEPKPDMYRFGELNVDRVRRILAGDTSPEPSLPPGKLPELCKGCPYRPVYDILHRLDCIVAGDIGCYTLGVLPPYEAMDTCVCMGASITVGLGMRHVLPPDQARRVVSVIGDSTFVHTGLPGIAEMVYNPPPTGHVVVVLDNGTTAMTGQQEHPGTGRTLDHKPTNQVKIEEVARALGVSRVHVADPTRDPQAFEKLLVDCLNSNELCFVVARHYCILAAPSIREFERRAKQEFDYQCVPGGVEKDGE; via the coding sequence ATGGCACAACCTGATCGACTACTACTCTTTGGAAATGAAGCGGTTGCTCACGCCGCTCGCAATGCTGGAGTTGCGTTAGGTACCGGCTACCCCGGCACCCCCTCAACAGAAATCCTCGAGACATTTTCTGATCTCGGTGGGAAAGCACAATGGGCGCCTAATGAGAAAGTTGCCTTGGAAGTCGCGCTGGGAGCCTCATTTTGCGGGGCCAGAACGCTTGTGACCATGAAACATGTCGGCGTCAATGTTGCGGCAGATCCCCTTTTCACGGCTGCCTACACTGGCGTCGAGGGTGCTCTTGTACTGGTTTCAGCAGACGATCCCGGGATGCATTCCAGTCAGAACGAACAGGATAACCGCTACTACGCCGTTGCCGCAGGAATTCCCATGCTGGAACCTGCCGATGCACAGGAGGCGTACGATTTCACGAATTCCGCAATTGAGATCTCCGAGAAATGGAAGATTCCCGTGATGTTGCGAATGACAACTCGAGTTTGTCATTCCAAGAGCGTCGTCCGGCCCCGCTGGTTGTTCCCCCCATTAGATCCCCCGCGTTACCAACGCAATATCCGTGAACGGGTGATGATCCCAGCCTACGCACGGCCCGCTCATCGCCGGCTTCGCGCAAAACTTGCTGAGATAGAAGCGTACAGCAATGCCTGTGCATGCCATCGCGAATACGAAGGCAGTACGGAGTTGGGAATCGTGACCTCCGGTGTCACTTTTCTTCACGTCCGCGAAGCAGCACCCGACGCGTCCATTTTAAAATTGGGTTGCACGCATCCCGTGCCCATTGAGCGAATCCGAAAGTTCGCCGCCAAAGTAAAACGATGCGTTGTGATCGAAGAAGGCGAACCATATCTTGCCACATTCTTGCGTGCCGCTGGCATTGCCGTGGAACCCAAGCCGGATATGTACAGATTTGGCGAGCTGAATGTGGATCGCGTGCGCCGAATTCTCGCTGGCGATACCTCCCCTGAACCTTCACTGCCACCCGGCAAGTTGCCGGAGTTGTGCAAAGGATGTCCTTATCGGCCGGTTTACGATATTCTCCATCGTTTGGATTGCATCGTAGCAGGGGACATTGGCTGCTACACGTTAGGAGTTCTCCCCCCTTACGAGGCCATGGATACTTGTGTGTGCATGGGGGCAAGCATCACCGTCGGTCTGGGAATGCGACATGTTCTTCCTCCAGATCAGGCGCGACGGGTAGTGAGTGTGATTGGAGATAGTACCTTTGTTCACACCGGACTTCCCGGAATTGCGGAAATGGTGTATAATCCGCCGCCCACAGGCCACGTAGTCGTTGTGCTCGACAACGGCACGACCGCGATGACCGGGCAGCAAGAACACCCGGGAACTGGGCGTACCTTGGATCACAAACCCACCAATCAGGTGAAAATCGAGGAGGTTGCGAGGGCATTGGGCGTCTCCAGAGTGCATGTGGCTGATCCCACTCGTGACCCGCAGGCTTTTGAAAAGCTCTTGGTCGATTGCCTGAACTCGAATGAACTCTGCTTTGTTGTGGCGCGGCATTACTGCATTCTTGCTGCACCAAGCATCCGCGAATTTGAACGCCGCGCAAAACAAGAATTCGACTACCAATGCGTTCCCGGAGGAGTTGAGAAAGATGGCGAATGA
- a CDS encoding Phenylacetate-coenzyme A ligase — translation MNVREHGKKGGPAGFHPTSALDFIPRAQLEELQLRRLRQIVERAYHHVSLYRERMKAAGIQPEDIRSVSDIQRLPFTEKADLRDTYPFGLFASPMRDIVRLHASSGTTGKPIVVAYTQQDLQVWSSVMVRSFAACGVDAGDIVQNAYGYGLFTGGLGAHYGAEALGATVIPISGGNTDRQIMVMKDFGVTVICCTPSYFLHIMERAEELGVNLKELPLRVGVFGAEPWTEQMRRHIQENSGIQAFDIYGLSEIIGPGVGIECAQQAGLHIFEDHFLLEIVDPATGAPLPDGEEGELVLTTLSKLAMPMIRYRTHDITAIQTEPCACGRTIRRIKRISRRSDDMFIIRGVNIYPSQVEAALLEVEGTLPHYQIVLTREHGLDQMEVQVEVTPEVFSDRVGALEALQQKLLAALEHTIGIRAAVRLVEPHSIKRSEGKAKRVLDLRNV, via the coding sequence ATGAATGTGCGGGAGCATGGAAAAAAGGGAGGCCCAGCAGGCTTTCACCCTACAAGTGCACTTGATTTTATTCCGCGTGCGCAATTGGAAGAGCTTCAATTGCGACGGTTACGCCAAATCGTTGAGCGAGCCTATCATCATGTTTCTCTTTATCGGGAACGGATGAAGGCTGCTGGGATTCAGCCTGAAGATATTCGAAGCGTTTCGGACATACAGCGTCTGCCTTTCACTGAGAAAGCGGATTTACGCGATACCTATCCTTTTGGTCTATTTGCCAGCCCCATGAGGGACATCGTTCGGCTCCATGCTTCCAGCGGAACAACGGGAAAGCCCATCGTTGTGGCTTACACGCAACAAGATCTTCAGGTTTGGTCCAGCGTGATGGTTCGAAGCTTCGCAGCATGTGGTGTGGACGCCGGAGACATCGTGCAAAACGCATATGGATATGGACTTTTTACTGGCGGCTTGGGCGCACATTATGGCGCGGAAGCTTTGGGCGCGACCGTTATTCCGATTTCTGGTGGCAACACCGATAGGCAGATTATGGTCATGAAGGACTTCGGGGTGACAGTGATCTGCTGCACCCCAAGTTACTTTTTGCACATCATGGAGCGCGCAGAAGAGCTGGGGGTGAATCTCAAAGAATTACCGTTACGCGTTGGGGTGTTCGGAGCAGAACCGTGGACCGAGCAAATGCGAAGGCACATCCAAGAGAATAGCGGGATCCAAGCGTTTGATATTTACGGGCTTTCAGAGATCATCGGCCCGGGCGTTGGAATCGAATGCGCCCAACAGGCCGGTTTGCATATTTTTGAAGATCATTTCCTTCTCGAAATCGTGGATCCAGCCACCGGGGCTCCACTCCCTGACGGAGAAGAGGGCGAGCTTGTTCTTACAACGCTGAGTAAGCTTGCCATGCCCATGATCCGCTACCGCACTCACGACATCACGGCTATTCAAACCGAACCTTGTGCTTGCGGACGCACAATCCGGAGAATCAAGCGAATCAGCCGACGCTCCGACGACATGTTTATTATCCGTGGCGTAAATATCTATCCGTCGCAGGTCGAAGCTGCGTTGCTTGAAGTTGAGGGTACACTCCCCCACTATCAGATCGTTTTGACGCGCGAACACGGCCTTGACCAAATGGAGGTTCAGGTGGAAGTGACCCCAGAGGTCTTCAGCGACCGTGTAGGTGCGTTGGAAGCTCTGCAGCAGAAACTCCTCGCAGCCCTCGAACACACGATCGGCATTCGCGCCGCCGTTCGCTTGGTAGAACCACACAGTATCAAGCGCAGCGAAGGCAAAGCAAAGCGCGTGCTTGATTTACGCAATGTGTGA
- a CDS encoding Indolepyruvate oxidoreductase subunit IorB, translating into MANDVTNVVIAGLGGQGIIRASDILADAAFYSGFDVKKSEIHGMSQRGGSVSSDVRFGKKVWSPMIPMGEADFLVLCDRSQREVFWPYLKEGGVLISVDDIPSDKLPHSKTLNTALLGVLSTYLPISLEAWERAITLRLGGKLFEANRQAFDIGRSLISQATK; encoded by the coding sequence ATGGCGAATGATGTGACGAATGTGGTTATTGCAGGATTGGGCGGGCAAGGGATCATCCGTGCCTCCGATATCCTGGCTGATGCAGCTTTTTATTCCGGCTTTGACGTCAAGAAAAGCGAAATTCACGGAATGAGCCAGCGAGGTGGGTCCGTTAGCAGCGATGTCCGCTTTGGCAAGAAGGTTTGGAGCCCAATGATTCCCATGGGAGAAGCCGACTTCCTTGTCCTGTGTGATCGTTCACAAAGGGAAGTATTTTGGCCATATCTGAAAGAGGGAGGGGTCCTCATCTCAGTCGATGACATTCCAAGCGATAAGCTTCCCCATTCAAAAACCTTGAATACTGCCCTTTTGGGTGTTCTTAGCACGTATTTACCGATTTCGCTCGAAGCTTGGGAACGGGCTATTACCCTCCGGCTCGGAGGCAAACTGTTTGAAGCCAATCGCCAAGCATTTGACATTGGCAGATCATTGATATCTCAAGCAACTAAATGA
- a CDS encoding two component transcriptional regulator, winged helix family — MGEKRSPRVLVIEDDIELCKVLRTLLEQSGFRVDVAYDGETGLALLRKNHPAVAMIDIVLPRLNGLEIIAEIIRMVPEERPKILVLTGVASDSGITDQQWCEKLNVDAYISKPADPKHIVEVVNQLLA, encoded by the coding sequence GTGGGTGAGAAAAGGAGTCCACGGGTGCTCGTCATCGAGGACGATATCGAACTGTGCAAGGTCCTGAGAACCCTGCTCGAACAAAGTGGCTTTCGGGTCGACGTTGCATATGACGGTGAAACAGGACTGGCACTTCTCCGCAAGAATCATCCTGCAGTGGCAATGATCGATATTGTCCTACCCCGTCTCAACGGATTGGAAATCATTGCCGAAATCATACGAATGGTCCCTGAAGAACGACCGAAAATACTCGTCCTGACAGGCGTTGCCTCGGATTCAGGAATTACTGATCAGCAGTGGTGCGAAAAGCTCAATGTGGACGCTTATATTTCAAAACCAGCAGACCCTAAGCACATTGTGGAGGTTGTGAACCAACTTCTTGCCTAA
- a CDS encoding Amino acid-binding ACT: protein MKTHQLSVFLENRPGQLSIPCRALAQAGINILTLSLADTQQFGILRLIVKDWQRAKQVLEKAGCVVNVTEVLAIEVPDKPGGMANILEVLEKAGLNIEYMYAFTFRRGDKAVLVFRFDDPDQAIRTLQENGINVVGSVELFDLSEC, encoded by the coding sequence ATGAAAACACACCAACTTTCCGTGTTCTTGGAGAACCGGCCGGGGCAACTGAGTATCCCTTGCCGTGCGCTTGCGCAAGCTGGAATCAACATCCTGACACTTTCGTTGGCTGACACACAGCAGTTTGGAATCTTACGTCTGATCGTCAAAGACTGGCAGCGAGCCAAACAGGTGCTTGAGAAAGCTGGCTGTGTCGTGAATGTCACGGAAGTGCTCGCCATCGAAGTTCCGGATAAACCGGGAGGCATGGCCAACATCTTGGAGGTACTCGAAAAAGCAGGGCTGAACATCGAGTACATGTACGCCTTTACGTTCCGGCGTGGAGACAAAGCTGTGCTTGTTTTCCGGTTTGACGATCCAGATCAGGCAATACGAACGCTTCAGGAAAATGGCATCAACGTCGTGGGAAGCGTGGAACTGTTTGATTTATCCGAATGCTGA
- a CDS encoding Threonyl-tRNA synthetase has protein sequence MVESANVSATVELELPDGSKMPVGAGTPLLEVAKRIGPRLAKAALAARVNGELKDLSTPVTSDARVEFVTWDDEDGREVFRHTSAHILAQAVKRVIPEAKLTIGPPLSDSFYYDFDLPEPLSQSQLDAIEAEMQKIIQSDYEIRRHELPRQEAIELFRKRGEDYKIEIINELPDEETISCYEQGEFIDLCRGPHVPRTSYIKAIKLLSVAGAYWRGDARNKMLQRVYGTSFPDKKSLEEHLRLLEEAKKRDHRRIGKELDLFSFQEEGPGFPFFHPNGVIIYNELITFLREELAKRQYVEIMTPLILNEELWHRSGHWDHYKENMYFTEIDERTYAVKPMNCPGCLLVYKSSLRSYRDLPLKIAEFGRVHRHELSGVLHGLFRVRCFTQDDAHIFTTPEQLQEAIEETIEFIRYVYGVFGFDYHIELSTRPEKSIGSDEMWENATNALQHSLEKLNIQYKLNPGDGAFYGPKIDFHVKDSLKRSWQCGTIQVDFSMPERFDISYIGADGQKHRPVMVHRAIFGSLERFIGVLIEHTAGNLPVWLSPVQVAILPISEKFRDYSRQVYEELKRHQVRVTLDEGEEKIGAKIRVAELRKIPYMLIIGQKEMDSQSVSVRRHAQGDLGTMAIGDFIAKVFEEIRKRKA, from the coding sequence ATGGTAGAGAGTGCAAACGTTTCGGCCACCGTGGAGCTTGAACTACCTGATGGCAGTAAAATGCCTGTTGGTGCTGGAACTCCGTTGCTGGAGGTTGCAAAGCGTATAGGGCCGCGTTTGGCCAAAGCAGCGTTGGCGGCACGGGTCAACGGAGAGCTAAAAGATTTGTCCACACCTGTCACGTCGGATGCACGGGTTGAATTTGTTACGTGGGACGATGAAGATGGACGGGAAGTCTTCCGCCACACGTCGGCGCATATTCTGGCTCAAGCAGTGAAGCGGGTGATTCCTGAGGCGAAGCTGACAATTGGCCCACCGCTTTCCGACAGTTTTTATTATGACTTCGATCTACCGGAGCCACTCTCGCAAAGCCAGCTCGATGCGATTGAGGCGGAGATGCAAAAGATCATCCAAAGTGACTACGAAATTCGTCGCCACGAGCTTCCGCGACAGGAAGCAATCGAGCTCTTTCGAAAGCGGGGCGAAGACTACAAAATCGAAATCATCAATGAGCTCCCCGACGAAGAGACGATTTCATGCTACGAGCAAGGGGAGTTTATCGATTTGTGCCGTGGTCCCCATGTTCCGCGCACGTCCTACATCAAAGCGATCAAGCTATTGAGCGTGGCCGGTGCCTACTGGCGTGGCGATGCACGTAACAAAATGCTTCAGCGCGTGTACGGCACTTCGTTCCCCGACAAAAAATCGCTCGAGGAGCATCTAAGGTTACTCGAAGAAGCCAAGAAGCGAGACCACCGCCGCATTGGAAAAGAGTTGGATTTGTTCTCGTTCCAAGAGGAAGGGCCGGGGTTCCCATTCTTTCACCCGAATGGTGTGATCATTTACAATGAACTGATCACATTCCTGCGCGAAGAACTTGCGAAGCGGCAATACGTAGAAATTATGACGCCGCTCATCCTCAACGAGGAGCTCTGGCACCGAAGCGGGCATTGGGATCACTATAAGGAAAACATGTACTTTACGGAAATTGATGAGCGCACCTATGCCGTCAAGCCCATGAATTGTCCGGGGTGCCTTCTTGTCTACAAGAGTTCTCTTCGGAGCTATCGCGATCTGCCCCTAAAAATCGCAGAATTCGGTCGCGTTCACCGGCATGAGCTCAGCGGGGTATTGCATGGACTTTTCCGGGTTCGTTGCTTTACGCAGGACGATGCTCACATCTTCACGACCCCTGAACAGCTTCAAGAGGCTATTGAGGAAACGATTGAATTCATCCGCTACGTCTACGGGGTATTCGGCTTCGATTATCACATCGAGCTCTCTACGCGTCCTGAAAAGAGCATTGGTTCGGACGAGATGTGGGAAAACGCCACAAATGCTCTTCAACACTCCCTGGAAAAACTTAACATTCAGTACAAGCTGAACCCGGGGGACGGGGCCTTTTACGGTCCGAAAATTGACTTCCACGTAAAGGACTCGCTCAAACGCTCGTGGCAATGCGGAACGATTCAGGTGGATTTCTCGATGCCGGAGCGATTTGACATAAGTTACATTGGAGCCGATGGTCAAAAGCATCGGCCGGTGATGGTCCACCGCGCGATTTTTGGCTCACTTGAGCGTTTCATTGGCGTCCTAATCGAGCACACTGCTGGCAATCTTCCCGTGTGGCTGTCGCCGGTGCAGGTTGCGATATTGCCAATTAGTGAGAAATTCCGGGATTACTCCCGTCAGGTCTACGAGGAGCTAAAGCGCCATCAGGTTCGCGTCACCTTAGATGAAGGCGAAGAGAAAATCGGCGCAAAGATTCGGGTTGCCGAACTGCGCAAAATACCCTATATGCTCATCATTGGCCAAAAAGAAATGGACTCGCAGAGCGTCAGCGTGCGGCGCCATGCTCAAGGAGATCTTGGGACAATGGCGATTGGGGATTTCATTGCGAAGGTTTTCGAAGAAATCCGGAAGCGCAAGGCGTGA
- a CDS encoding Glycerophosphoryl diester phosphodiesterase codes for MYKSMQLLIGCVTAVVIFSVTAWGKGSEMMIIAHRGASRECPENTLAAVKRAWEIGADAVEIDVHLSADRKLVVIHDSTTSRTTGRDYVVSETLSSVLCSLDAGAWKGASFRGEKVPLLEEVLATVPKGKTLFVEIKSSPETVGVLKKVLERSKAASQVVLISFDLKVIEAASRELPNIRRYWLRGTLKDEATSAPLPHPATWISMAKAAGAHGLDLHHAGMTADFVKAVREAGMELYVWTVNDPEIAKQMHALQCDGLTTDDPRAMLKLFGRAPKTVEERQR; via the coding sequence ATGTACAAGTCCATGCAATTGCTGATCGGCTGCGTGACCGCCGTCGTTATTTTCTCTGTGACAGCTTGGGGAAAGGGCTCCGAGATGATGATCATTGCTCACAGGGGTGCTTCGCGTGAGTGCCCCGAAAACACTCTTGCTGCAGTCAAACGAGCGTGGGAGATTGGCGCAGATGCCGTCGAAATTGATGTGCATCTCTCGGCGGACCGCAAACTTGTGGTCATCCACGATTCAACAACATCTCGCACGACCGGACGCGACTACGTCGTCAGCGAAACACTCAGCTCTGTCCTCTGTTCTCTCGACGCCGGAGCATGGAAAGGCGCCTCATTTCGCGGCGAAAAGGTACCCTTGTTAGAAGAAGTTTTGGCGACCGTGCCAAAGGGCAAGACTCTCTTTGTCGAAATCAAGTCCAGCCCTGAGACGGTGGGTGTACTCAAGAAAGTTCTCGAGCGATCCAAGGCGGCTTCCCAAGTAGTGCTGATCAGTTTTGATCTGAAAGTGATAGAAGCCGCATCGCGCGAACTACCAAACATTCGACGCTATTGGCTCAGAGGGACACTCAAAGATGAGGCAACAAGCGCCCCGCTTCCCCATCCCGCGACTTGGATCTCAATGGCAAAGGCGGCGGGGGCACATGGTTTAGACCTTCACCACGCAGGAATGACTGCTGACTTTGTGAAGGCTGTGCGAGAAGCAGGGATGGAACTCTACGTTTGGACGGTAAACGATCCAGAAATCGCAAAGCAGATGCACGCCTTGCAATGCGATGGATTGACCACAGATGATCCCCGTGCCATGCTTAAGCTCTTTGGCCGAGCCCCCAAAACCGTGGAGGAGCGTCAGCGTTAA